From the genome of Candidatus Polarisedimenticolia bacterium, one region includes:
- a CDS encoding ATP-binding protein — translation MTRQETQRPIVGLMTYRVVVITTLLISTFIIELIFRPAIPLRPFYQLGGVTYVLSLAYALLYPRMKGNPVFVPLQLGGDLLVVTGLVYVTGGPESPFSFLYLILIITASILLFRRGAILIATGAWLLYAVLVEATYFRLLPLYPRGDFEGADLSERRILYLLFAHLFSFLTVAYLISHVSEMLRKAGEKLTAKENDLAELRAFNEDIIDSMNSGLLTTGLEGRITFTNRAASQITGYSAAELAGRGVTDLLGAGPGFLGEVREGLGRANRFRFEKEFQARGGENLFLGFTASILKNKEATPLGFIFIFQDLTEIRVLEEEVGLQKRMAALGEMAAGMAHELRNPLASISGSVQVLKRDLPPGSEQSELMGIILKESRRLDQTIRDFLLFAKPGRFTPERADLSEILSDSLKLLQNSEEFRPSHRLKTQFHPEKIPVVVDANRMRQVFWNLAKNALKAMPEGGTLTVKALGEVDGQVLISFQDEGIGMGETEVTRNFQPFHGSFQTGTGLGLAIVYRIVQEHQGRIRVKSRRSAGTEVQILLPKKHGEARRAAQEETWTGF, via the coding sequence ATGACGCGGCAGGAGACGCAGCGGCCAATCGTCGGCTTGATGACCTATCGGGTCGTGGTCATCACGACCCTCCTCATCTCCACGTTCATCATCGAGCTGATCTTCCGCCCGGCGATTCCTCTGCGGCCCTTCTATCAGCTGGGCGGAGTCACGTACGTGCTGAGCCTGGCCTACGCGCTGCTGTATCCGCGCATGAAAGGGAACCCGGTCTTCGTGCCGCTGCAGCTCGGCGGAGACCTGCTGGTGGTCACGGGACTCGTCTACGTGACCGGAGGTCCAGAGAGCCCATTCTCGTTCCTGTACCTGATCCTGATCATCACGGCGTCGATCCTGCTGTTCCGCCGGGGCGCGATTCTCATCGCCACGGGGGCGTGGCTGCTCTACGCGGTTCTCGTCGAGGCCACCTACTTCCGCCTGCTTCCGTTGTATCCGCGCGGGGACTTCGAGGGGGCGGATCTTTCCGAGCGGCGGATCCTCTATCTCCTGTTCGCGCACCTCTTCTCCTTCCTGACGGTGGCGTACCTGATTTCCCACGTTTCCGAGATGCTGCGCAAGGCGGGGGAGAAGCTCACGGCCAAGGAGAACGACCTTGCCGAGCTGCGGGCCTTCAACGAGGACATCATCGACAGCATGAACAGCGGGCTCCTCACCACCGGCCTCGAGGGGCGCATCACGTTCACCAACCGTGCGGCGTCCCAGATCACGGGATACTCGGCCGCGGAGCTCGCGGGGCGGGGAGTGACGGACCTCCTCGGTGCGGGTCCGGGCTTCCTGGGCGAGGTGCGCGAGGGACTCGGGAGAGCCAACCGATTCCGGTTCGAGAAGGAATTCCAGGCGCGCGGGGGCGAGAATCTCTTTCTCGGCTTCACGGCCTCGATTCTGAAGAACAAGGAGGCGACTCCCCTGGGGTTCATCTTCATCTTCCAGGACCTCACGGAAATCCGCGTCCTGGAGGAGGAGGTCGGGCTCCAGAAGAGGATGGCGGCCCTGGGCGAGATGGCCGCCGGCATGGCCCACGAGCTGCGCAATCCGCTCGCCTCGATCAGCGGATCGGTGCAGGTCCTGAAGCGAGATCTTCCCCCGGGCTCGGAGCAGAGCGAGCTGATGGGGATCATCCTCAAGGAATCCCGCAGGCTCGACCAGACGATCCGCGATTTTCTCCTGTTCGCGAAGCCGGGGCGCTTCACCCCCGAGCGGGCCGACCTCTCCGAGATCCTCTCGGATTCCCTCAAGCTCCTGCAGAACAGCGAGGAATTCCGGCCGTCGCACCGGTTGAAGACCCAGTTCCATCCCGAGAAGATCCCGGTGGTCGTGGACGCGAACCGGATGCGGCAGGTGTTCTGGAACCTGGCGAAGAACGCCCTCAAGGCGATGCCGGAAGGGGGAACGCTGACCGTGAAGGCGCTCGGAGAAGTCGACGGCCAGGTGCTCATCTCGTTCCAGGACGAGGGCATCGGCATGGGAGAAACGGAAGTGACCCGGAACTTCCAGCCGTTCCACGGGTCCTTCCAGACCGGCACGGGGCTGGGATTGGCGATTGTCTACCGGATCGTCCAGGAGCATCAGGGGCGGATCCGGGTGAAGAGCCGGCGCAGTGCCGGCACGGAAGTGCAGATACTGCTGCCCAAGAAGCACGGGGAGGCCCGGCGCGCCGCGCAGGAGGAAACTTGGACCGGATTCTGA
- a CDS encoding sigma-54 dependent transcriptional regulator: protein MDRILIVDDEKGMRDLLSIMLRNDGYKVDAAESAGRARDLVSKASYDLIISDIAMPDGSGVDVLRAAKEIQPDTIVILITAYASTESAIEALKLGAYDYIIKPFDVEEMRIVLKNALERRQLERENTLLKRELKENSRFDDLVGESPTMEEVRAMLDRVASTNSTVLISGESGTGKELAARAIHRRSPRRAKQFVSINCGALPDELLESELFGHVKGSFTGAVAAKKGLFEVADGGTIFLDEIGDTSPAMQIKLLRVLQEREIRRVGGTEQLEVDVRVIAATNQDLDALVREKRFREDLFYRINVIAIKMPPLRDKREDIPFLANHFLAKYTRMMGKKIREISPEAMRQLMDYAWPGNVRELENVIERAVALETTDRILPGSFSRDVTSRPEPGAALPVSLEEKGIDLETQLEQLRERFMNEALARTNGVQTRAAELLGMSFRSFRYFAKKYNLMEGRDPKEGFGR from the coding sequence TTGGACCGGATTCTGATCGTCGACGACGAGAAGGGCATGCGGGATCTCCTGTCCATCATGCTCCGGAACGACGGCTACAAGGTGGACGCCGCGGAGTCGGCCGGGCGGGCCCGGGACCTCGTCTCCAAGGCTTCCTACGACCTGATCATCTCCGACATCGCCATGCCCGACGGCAGCGGCGTCGACGTGCTCCGCGCGGCGAAGGAAATCCAGCCGGACACCATCGTCATCCTGATCACCGCCTACGCCTCCACCGAGTCGGCCATCGAGGCCCTGAAGCTCGGGGCCTACGACTACATCATCAAGCCGTTCGATGTGGAGGAGATGCGCATCGTCCTCAAGAACGCCCTGGAGCGCCGCCAGCTCGAGCGCGAGAACACCCTGCTCAAGCGGGAACTCAAGGAGAACTCGCGGTTCGACGATTTGGTGGGCGAGAGCCCGACCATGGAAGAGGTCCGCGCGATGCTCGACCGCGTCGCCTCCACGAACAGCACCGTGCTGATCTCGGGCGAATCGGGGACCGGCAAGGAGCTGGCCGCGCGCGCCATCCATCGCAGGAGCCCGCGGCGCGCCAAGCAGTTCGTGTCGATCAACTGCGGGGCCCTGCCCGACGAGCTCCTCGAATCCGAGCTGTTCGGACATGTCAAGGGGTCCTTCACCGGCGCGGTGGCGGCCAAGAAAGGGCTGTTCGAGGTCGCCGACGGCGGCACAATCTTCCTCGACGAGATCGGCGACACCAGCCCCGCCATGCAGATCAAGCTCCTGCGGGTGCTCCAGGAACGGGAAATCCGGCGCGTCGGCGGCACCGAGCAGCTGGAGGTCGACGTGCGAGTCATCGCCGCGACGAACCAGGATCTCGACGCACTCGTCCGGGAAAAGCGCTTTCGGGAGGACCTCTTCTACCGCATCAACGTGATCGCCATCAAGATGCCGCCGCTGAGGGACAAGCGCGAAGACATCCCGTTCCTCGCGAACCACTTCCTGGCAAAATATACTAGGATGATGGGGAAGAAGATCCGGGAGATCTCTCCCGAGGCGATGCGCCAGCTGATGGACTACGCGTGGCCCGGAAACGTCCGCGAGCTGGAGAACGTCATCGAGCGGGCCGTCGCCCTGGAAACGACCGATCGGATCCTGCCCGGGAGCTTCAGCCGGGACGTCACCTCGCGGCCGGAGCCGGGCGCCGCGCTACCGGTGTCGCTGGAGGAGAAGGGAATCGACCTCGAGACCCAGCTCGAGCAACTCCGGGAACGGTTCATGAACGAAGCCCTGGCCCGCACGAACGGCGTGCAGACGCGCGCCGCGGAGCTGCTGGGAATGAGCTTTCGCTCCTTCCGTTATTTCGCCAAGAAGTACAATCTGATGGAAGGCCGCGACCCGAAGGAGGGTTTCGGCCGGTAG